One Epinephelus fuscoguttatus linkage group LG10, E.fuscoguttatus.final_Chr_v1 genomic window carries:
- the ahsg1 gene encoding alpha-2-HS-glycoprotein 1: protein MEGLSILLLLASAVQLYSAAPALEAVTCNEDGGAAAARLATHHIDEHHDHGYKFRLLEILGNKMEKVDGGCDIELNLNLGETVCHTVNPQHFEDCEYRDQTAGAVGAHCNVSMTVRNGDAKVTKYACDTHRELSDSELIMTCPDCPVLIELTSPEGLMSVNQAVKKFNTNTTNQHVYILQEVGRLRTGYVMSVGMFYYSEFVVVETHCPRDSRILQDACKPLCPDRAHHALCRSSYSSKTYKTTYDCDFYPPKNTTALGPGEQEPVCTSEQPAVPPVLAGPHMPPGGRPPPGRGPPPDHGPPHGHGPPPGRGPPHDHGPPHGHGHGHGPPPGRGPPHDHGPPPPHSARTKRSLGFLRPALDSYHPLHPNHPCHAPPADPAIHPICPWPLPDQQQNPRA from the exons ATGGAGGGATTAtccatcctgctgctgctggcctcaGCAGTGCAGCTCTACAGTGCTGCTCCAGCTTTGGAGGCAGTGACATGCAACGAGGATGGCGGTGCCGCAGCTGCACGTCTGGCAACGCATCACATCGACGAGCACCATGATCACGGCTACAAGTTCAGACTCCTTGAaattttaggcaacaaaatggAAAAG GTTGACGGAGGCTGTGACATTGAGCTGAATTTGAACCTTGGGGAGACGGTCTGCCACACTGTCAACCCCCAACACTTTGAGGACTGCGAGTACCGAGACCAGACAGCCGGG GCGGTGGGGGCTCACTGTAACGTATCGATGACTGTAAGGAACGGTGACGCCAAAGTCACCAAGTATGCTTGTGACACGCATAGAG AATTAAGTGACAGTGAGTTGATAATGACCTGCCCCGACTGTCCCGTGCTGATTGAACTTACCAGCCCTGAAGGTCTCATGTCTGTCAATCAAGCTGTGAAAAAATTCAACACAAACACCACCAACCAGCATGTGTACATCCTGCAGGAAGTGGGACGGCTAAGAACTGGG TACGTCATGTCGGTGGGCATGTTCTACTATTCTGAGTTTGTTGTGGTGGAGACTCATTGCCCAAGGGACTCCAGAATCCTTCAAGACGCGTGCAAACCCCTCTGCCCTGACAGAGCT caTCATGCTCTCTGCCGTTCATCTTACTCAAGTAAAACATACAAGACCACATACGACTGTGATTTCTATCCCCCGAAG AACACTACTGCCCTTGGCCCTGGTGAGCAGGAGCCTGTATGCACATCTGAGCAGCCTGCTGTGCCCCCTGTGCTTGCTGGTCCTCACATGCCCCCTGGTGGTCGTCCCCCTCCCGGTCGTGGTCCCCCTCCCGATCATGGTCCCCCCCACGGTCACGGTCCCCCTCCCGGTCGTGGTCCCCCTCACGATCATGGTCCCCCCCACGGTCACGGTCACGGTCACGGTCCCCCTCCCGGTCGTGGTCCCCCTCACGATCATGGTCCCCCTCCACCTCACAGTGCCAGGACTAAAAGGTCCTTGGGCTTTCTTAGGCCCGCATTAGATTCCTACCACCCCTTGCACCCCAACCATCCCTGCCATGCTCCACCAGCCGACCCAGCTATCCACCCCATCTGCCCCTGGCCTCTTCCTGACCAACAACAAAACCCAAGAGCCTAG
- the LOC125896460 gene encoding leucine-rich repeat-containing protein 24-like: protein MAVFLVLLLSVLLLSLHTPCRASPSCPVSCRCYSLTVECGSTGLRDIPKHVPPSTQTIFLQDNVIGQIRRQDLTMLRHLHYLYLQNNTISAVEPGSFQHQGQLLELALNGNRVHLVTADMFQGLEHLRILYLAGNDITRLQDYTFRGLQRLQELHLQHNSIEMLADQALVGLTSLALLDLSRNNLHTIGPASLRPLVSLQVLRITDNPWRCDCALHWLRSWIDEEGQRLLSSAERRLVCTEPPRLSHLSLVEVPLNSLVCIPPLVQLEPRRLAVRLGESLRVSCHASGYPRPQVTWRKASQGKVVLSPRGLVQELGAAGGGVGGAEEPSGEGRVSLQKNEGERFDPDTGSGMLFLSNVTVAHAGFYECEAWNAGGVARVTFQLAINSSTSSSSSSSSIWASWSQVSSPYSPAWPRLRSHGPAMGSDVSREPLYALGSMAFSALGAATQTAIAVGISLLALTALLLVAMIYSRHHQREKEADGAEKEESILYVNDYSDGPTTFAQLEEYRDERGHEMYVLNRAKPVLPPAPPTAVSTTNLGCPAPSDTSSHTLSSGPGQTMSPTLAPNKKQQQQQEGDIRTMRRMAGEGGEAEPVITSEAEGMFLNHTGLFMDSQIAYEIHC from the exons atggctgtgtttttggTGCTTCTTCTCTCCGTGCTCCTCCTGTCCCTCCACACTCCTTGTCGAGCATCTCCTTCCTGCCCTGTGAGCTGTCGCTGCTACAGCCTCACCGTGGAGTGTGGCTCCACCGGCCTGAGGGACATCCCCAAACACGTTCCTCCATCCACACAG ACCATCTTCCTCCAGGACAACGTGATTGGTCAGATTCGTCGACAGGACCTCACTATGCTGAGGCACCTGCACTACTTGTATctgcag AACAACACAATCTCAGCAGTGGAGCCTGGATCTTTCCAGCACCAGGGACAGTTGCTGGAGCTGGCTCTGAACGGGAACCGGGTCCACCTGGTGACAGCTGACATGTTTCAGGGACTCGAACATCTCCGCATTCTTTACCTGGCGGGAAATGACATCACACGCCTGCAGGACTACACCTTCCGTGGCTTACAG cgtCTGCAGGAGCTCCATCTGCAGCACAACAGTATAGAGATGTTAGCAGACCAGGCTCTAGTTGGTTTGACTTCTCTGGCTCTGCTGGACTTGAGCAGGAATAATCTTCACACCATCGGCCCTGCATCCCTGCGACCTCTGGTCAGCCTGCAGGTGCTGCGCATTACAG ACAACCCATGGCGCTGTGACTGTGCTCTCCACTGGCTGAGGAGCTGGATTGACGAGGAAGGCCAGCGTCTGCTCAGCTCTGCAGAGCGTCGACTGGTCTGTACTGAGCCGCCGCGTCTCTCCCACCTCAGCCTGGTGGAGGTACCCCTCAACAGCTTGGTGTGTATCCCTCCACTGGTGCAGCTGGAGCCCAGGAGGCTGGCTGTGCGCTTGGGAGAGAGCCTCAGGGTGTCCTGCCACGCCTCTGGTTACCCTCGGCCACAG GTGACCTGGAGGAAGGCGTCCCAGGGAAAAGTGGTGCTCTCTCCCAGAGGCTTGGTTCAGGAGCTAGGTGCTGCAGGAGGTGGAGTGGGTGGAGCAGAGGAGCCGTCAGGGGAAGGCAGAGTCAGTCTGCAGAAGAATGAGGGCGAGCGCTTTGACCCTGACACCGGCAGTGGCATGCTGTTCCTCAGTAATGTGACTGTGGCTCACGCAGGTTTCTATGAGTGTGAAGCCTGGAACGCAGGTGGCGTGGCCAGGGTGACCTTTCAGCTTGCCATCAACTCAtccacttcctcttcctcatcttcctcctccatctGGGCCTCGTGGTCCCAAGTGTCCTCGCCATACTCGCCTGCTTGGCCCAGGCTGAGGAGCCATGGTCCTGCTATGGGCTCAGATGTGAGCCGGGAGCCGCTGTACGCTCTGGGCAGCATGGCCTTCAGCGCTCTGGGAGCTGCCACTCAGACTGCCATCGCTGTGGGCATCTCCCTGCTGGCTCTGACCGCTCTGCTGCTGGTCGCCATGATCTACAGCCGACATCATCAACGAGAGAAGGAAGCGGATGGAGCTGAGAag GAGGAGAGCATCCTGTATGTGAATGACTACTCTGACGGCCCCACTACCTTTGCCCAGCTGGAGGAGTACCGTGACGAGCGTGGCCATGAGATGTACGTCCTCAACAGAGCCAAGCCTGTGTTGCCTCCAGCTCCACCCACAGCTGTCTCCACCACTAACCTGGGTTGCCCTGCTCCATCCGACACCTCCAGCCACACCCTCTCCTCGGGGCCAGGCCAGACCATGAGTCCCACTCTGGCCCCCAACaaaaagcagcaacagcagcaggagggcgACATACGGACCATGAGGAGAATggcaggggagggaggggaggccGAGCCTGTGATCACATCAGAGGCAGAGGGGATGTTTCTTAATCACACAGGCCTGTTCATGGACTCGCAGATCGCTTACGAGATCCACTGCTGA
- the sass6 gene encoding spindle assembly abnormal protein 6 homolog, translating to MEELFSKVLQVNVRCRDCEERKANIRVTIELHLTTSPVHKRDLLVRLTDDIEPYFLFNLSISEEDFQSLKVQQGLLIDFASFPQKFIDLLNLCYSEQESDNPRFLLHLSSQSPVLEGPANFSVVETNAFKHLNHLSLRLVQGSDKEVKDYLAVCLSSLKAEKQALEGKLKKTEDDLSRQLNYAQQTLSEKTKELDKLRSEWTSQSSSLSSRHSQELQSEREKAVELQGRLQLQTEQLRHELESAHKKSSQQLQSRLTELEASSRELTERKYKNESVIRDLKIKLVGAEEECQRLKQQVLSLRRENSTLDTEVHDKERLVSQLQMRVAVVEQESKDKDQLMRRTKEVLEATQQQKESIEENAESKELQIRKLEATVKSLSEELIKANGIIKKLQGEVRGLVGKIKVKNTVTVSQEKVLQDTTEKLKNAEKDLQSTQQQLVTKDEQVSKLKEQLETTVQKLNESREVLKTNENVISWLNKQLNEKQLSKKPPSPECVDTPSLTSTTTGPRAQFYPQTVKPADVTPTEQRSVPTAIRQIGDSAGLDSKYFERRDDSIPIYGLSSNLLHKEFSQRAKPSIASAYFSA from the exons GAAAGCAAATATCCGTGTCACCATTGAGCTTCATTTGACAACAAGTCCTGTACACAAAAGG GATCTTCTAGTCAGACTAACAGATGATATAGAGCCATATTTCCTCTTCAACCTCTCTATATCAGAAGAAGATTTCCAAAG TTTGAAAGTCCAGCAGGGGCTGCTGATAGACTTTGCCTCATTTCCTCAGAAGTTTATTGACCTGCTTAATCTATGCTACTCCGAGCAAGAGTCAGACAATCCAAG GTTTCTCCTGCACTTATCAAGTCAGTCTCCAGTGCTTGAAGGCCCCGCCAACTTCAGTGTTGTCGAGACAAACGCATTCAAACACCTGAACCACTTGTCTCTACGTCTTGTTCAAGGCTCTGACAAAGAAGTTAAAGACTATCTGGCAGTGTGTCTCTCCTCTCTGAAG GCAGAGAAGCAGGCCCTAGAGGGGAAGCTTAAGAAGACTGAAGACGATCTGTCCAGGCAGCTGAATTATGCCCAACAG ACTCTGTCTGAAAAGACTAAAGAGTTGGACAAACTGCGTTCAGAGTGGACGAGTCAGAGTAGCTCTCTGTCCAGTCGTCATTCTCAGGAGTTacaatcagagagagagaaggctgTAGAG TTACAGGGCAGActtcagctgcagactgagcaGCTCCGCCACGAGCTGGAGAGTGCTCATAAGAAGAGCAGCCAGCAGCTTCAGAGCAGACTGACAGAGCTGGAGGCCTCTTCcagagagctgacagagaggaaaTACAAGAACGAGTCTGTCATCAGAGACTTGAAGATTAAACTAGTGGGTGCAGAGGAG GAGTGCCAGCGTTTGAAGCAGCAGGTCCTGTCTCTCAGGAGGGAGAACAGCACTCTGGACACAGAAGTCCATGACAAGGAGCGTTTGGTGAGCCAGCTGCAGATGAGAGTGGCCGTTGTGGAACAGGAGAGCAAAGATAAGGATCAGCTCATGCGCCGCACAAAAGAGGTGCTGGAAGCCACTCAGCAGCAGAAG gAATCAATAGAAGAAAATGCTGAAAGTAAAGAACTTCAGATTAGAAAACTTGAGGCAACGGTGAAGTCGCTGTCTGAGGAACTGATAAAG GCGAATGGTATCATTAAGAAGCTGCAGGGGGAGGTTCGAGGCCTGGTTGGAAAAATTAAAGTCAAAAACACTGTGACTGTGTCACAGGAGAAGGTCCTTcaagacacaacagaaaaactaaaGAATGCTGAAAAGGATCTACAGAGCACTCAGCAGCAACTCGTCACCAAGGATGAACAG GTTTCCAAACTGAAGGAGCAGTTGGAGACGACGGTACAGAAGCTAAATGAAAGCAGAGAggtgttaaaaacaaatgagaaTG tTATAAGTTGGCTAAACAAGCAGCTAAATGAAAAGCAGCTGTCCAAAAAGCCACCGTCTCCTGAATGTGTGGACACTCCTTCACTTACATCCACAACAACAGGACCGAGG GCACAGTTTTATCCTCAGACAGTCAAACCTGCCGATGTTACTCCCACTGAGCAGCGATCAGTGCCGACAGCCATCCGACAGAT CGGAGACTCTGCAGGTCTTGATTCTAAGTACTTTGAGAGGAGAGATGACAGCATCCCAATCTATGGCCTGTCGTCTAATCTGCTTCACAAAG AGTTCTCTCAGAGAGCTAAGCCCTCCATAGCTTCTGCGTACTTCTCTGCATGA